Proteins co-encoded in one Aquincola tertiaricarbonis genomic window:
- a CDS encoding DUF1289 domain-containing protein, producing MTTALVPSPCNSVCRMDETSGWCRGCARTLDEIASWSRLPDDDKRVVWAQLPARREALRQRGLLVLAGQRRP from the coding sequence ATGACGACCGCTTTGGTGCCTTCGCCCTGCAACAGCGTGTGCCGCATGGACGAGACCAGCGGCTGGTGCCGCGGCTGCGCCCGCACGCTGGACGAGATCGCCAGCTGGAGCCGCCTGCCCGACGACGACAAGCGCGTGGTGTGGGCGCAGCTGCCGGCGCGGCGCGAGGCCTTGCGCCAGCGCGGCCTACTGGTGCTGGCGGGCCAGAGGCGGCCATGA
- a CDS encoding 2-hydroxychromene-2-carboxylate isomerase — protein MKSLRFWFDVISPYAWLAFDRLPQALEGHSYLVEYRPLLLGAVLQHWGQRGPAELAPKRDWTYRQVLWLARQQGTPLQLPAQHPFNPLALQRLALACSPPGGAPNRRVVEALFRHVWCEGGDANDPQRLAALAARLQPQRDPSSAEVKEELKLSTQAAIERGVFGVPAIELDGRLFWGLDALPMVAAALAGDPFFDQPWAEAAAPRPAVKRP, from the coding sequence ATGAAGTCGCTGCGCTTCTGGTTCGACGTGATTTCGCCCTACGCTTGGCTGGCCTTCGACCGGTTGCCGCAGGCGCTGGAAGGGCATTCTTACCTGGTGGAATACCGGCCGCTGCTGCTGGGCGCGGTGCTGCAGCACTGGGGCCAGCGTGGCCCGGCCGAGCTGGCGCCCAAGCGCGACTGGACCTACCGCCAGGTGCTGTGGCTGGCGCGCCAGCAGGGCACGCCGCTGCAGCTGCCGGCGCAGCACCCGTTCAACCCGCTGGCGCTGCAGCGGCTGGCGCTGGCCTGCAGCCCGCCGGGCGGCGCGCCCAACCGCCGCGTGGTGGAGGCCCTGTTCCGCCACGTGTGGTGCGAAGGCGGTGACGCCAACGACCCGCAGCGCCTGGCTGCGCTGGCGGCCCGGCTGCAGCCGCAGCGCGACCCTTCCTCGGCCGAGGTGAAGGAAGAGCTGAAGTTGTCTACACAAGCCGCCATCGAGCGCGGCGTGTTCGGCGTGCCGGCCATCGAGCTGGACGGCCGGCTGTTCTGGGGACTGGATGCGCTGCCCATGGTGGCCGCGGCGCTGGCGGGCGATCCGTTCTTCGATCAGCCGTGGGCGGAGGCCGCCGCGCCGCGGCCCGCCGTCAAGCGGCCTTAA
- a CDS encoding DEAD/DEAH box helicase, with amino-acid sequence MTSPSLFDDLPPDPLTDVVHDALCLAASPRPRGWLLQMARWLLEARGHAPERPPSLAAVTEAMDDLVQQGRAQRVEGLGVTVPVDAAWHTRFTALMQHPAAPHYWRAFAAANGGTPMRPDGEPAWVRLPTAADRVGLLRLVLYSPRPAAELMRLLEGPLVEASSAATLTAALTEPFLRPLFDSLPAEHRGLLAHLVMAAQADTPAALREAVDDWLRRAPDEVPPPVRCRLAAHRLHAGDVPGMHQALVGLAGPLIDLFDALALAHAGQWPQAAADGQAAMKAAAKGAGKRQAALPQELVWPLVLSLLAQPEATAWSTARKLCVAESGSRSPAPHSFWGLWAHAAAVRLGDQAIDPQAFAFASSQALDPDHLLMQASRLLLAAWAGHTPGGWTALRARHLIDGLADLGQHWMAALVREAAVRLGLMAAADVHAPPPGATPPAPFLAAPREAWRDALAAIAALGGDGTPDHPLQAAVPTLLWCLTLDEEGRVQAVQPYEQPPGARKPKPLTLNKVKASARLDARDAAVARNIERSRWSARQLVLDVTGAAQSLVRHPGVFFHDAPGQLVELNEALPIIEVARRLNEAGEQYVFRIDPPLQPATPPHLGEGWFYADERQAEVERRNSLRVVRDAPDRARLIRITPAQRRVAELVSQDWAVPVGAKAELEAALKVLAGHFQLHSDAAAGTEVPGESRLRAQLVPVGDALQLRLVVMPFGGFGPAVPPAVGRERLMTVHEGLSLASRRDLAQEAAHLRSVLDALPWLEGSEAGEAGWLLDTPELALQTVEALPTLPAIAALDWPRGKPVRVTTVAPHALAVRVSSERQWFALEGELKVDDHRVVGLQQLLQMAQRAKTGRFVALGEGEYLALTERLRQQLADLSALGAQRPDGVFALPAAGAAWLEATLDGMQVDGDNPWRQRLAALQAAARLQPELPKGLRAELRSYQAEGYAWMARLAHAGLGACLADDMGLGKTVQTLAMLLARAELGPALVVAPTSVAGNWLAEAQTFAPGLRAAIYGDAGNDRNRDASIDEAGPGDLLIVSYALVQLDAERFARRTWATLVMDEAQAVKNAATKRAKSVAELKADFRLALTGTPVENRLADLWSIMNMLNPGLLGTATQFNERFGSPIEKQQDAAARARLRRLVSPFLLRRTKAQVLTDLPPRTEIVHQVQPGEAERNFLEALRRNAVERIQAMGDKGGPDTAFHVLAELTRLRRAACDPRLVAPELGIVGSKAQEFETLVRELVDGQHKALVFSQFTDFLKLLGRRLDDAGIAYQYLDGSTPGPERARRVAAFQRGEGELFLISLKAGGFGLNLTMADYVLIVDPWWNPAAEDQAMGRAHRIGQQRPVTVYRLVTAGSIEERIVELHRDKRGLADGLLEGQDEGKAIGADELRELLLGTPPGL; translated from the coding sequence ATGACCTCACCTTCGCTGTTCGACGACCTGCCACCCGACCCCCTGACCGACGTCGTGCACGATGCGCTGTGCCTGGCTGCCAGCCCACGCCCGCGCGGCTGGCTGCTGCAGATGGCGCGCTGGCTGCTGGAAGCGCGGGGCCACGCGCCCGAGCGCCCGCCCTCGCTGGCCGCCGTGACCGAAGCCATGGACGATCTGGTGCAACAGGGCCGCGCCCAGCGGGTGGAAGGCCTGGGCGTGACGGTGCCTGTGGATGCCGCCTGGCACACCCGCTTCACCGCGCTGATGCAGCACCCCGCCGCACCCCACTACTGGCGCGCCTTCGCGGCCGCCAACGGCGGCACGCCGATGCGGCCCGATGGCGAGCCGGCCTGGGTGCGCCTGCCCACCGCCGCCGACCGCGTGGGCCTGCTGCGGCTGGTGCTGTACAGCCCGCGCCCAGCCGCCGAGCTGATGCGACTGCTGGAGGGCCCGCTGGTGGAAGCCAGCAGCGCCGCCACGCTGACTGCGGCGCTGACCGAGCCCTTCTTGCGGCCGCTGTTCGATAGCCTGCCGGCCGAGCATCGCGGCCTGCTGGCCCATCTGGTGATGGCCGCCCAAGCCGACACGCCCGCGGCACTGCGCGAGGCGGTGGACGACTGGCTGCGCCGCGCGCCCGACGAAGTGCCGCCGCCGGTGCGCTGCCGCCTGGCCGCCCACCGGCTGCACGCCGGCGACGTGCCAGGCATGCACCAGGCGCTGGTGGGCCTGGCCGGCCCGCTGATCGACCTGTTCGATGCGCTGGCGCTGGCCCATGCCGGCCAGTGGCCGCAGGCCGCGGCCGACGGCCAGGCCGCGATGAAGGCCGCCGCCAAGGGCGCCGGCAAGCGGCAGGCGGCGCTGCCGCAGGAGCTGGTGTGGCCGCTGGTGCTCTCGCTGCTGGCCCAGCCCGAAGCCACCGCCTGGTCCACCGCCCGCAAGCTGTGCGTGGCCGAGTCGGGCAGCCGCAGCCCGGCCCCGCACAGCTTCTGGGGCCTGTGGGCGCATGCCGCGGCGGTACGCCTGGGCGACCAGGCCATCGACCCGCAGGCCTTTGCCTTTGCCAGCAGCCAGGCGCTGGACCCCGACCACCTGCTGATGCAGGCCAGCCGGCTGCTGCTGGCCGCCTGGGCAGGCCACACGCCCGGCGGCTGGACGGCGCTGCGCGCTCGCCACTTGATCGACGGCCTGGCCGACCTGGGCCAGCACTGGATGGCTGCGCTGGTGCGTGAAGCCGCGGTGCGCCTGGGCCTGATGGCGGCCGCCGATGTACACGCTCCGCCGCCCGGCGCAACGCCGCCGGCACCCTTCCTGGCCGCCCCGCGCGAAGCCTGGCGCGATGCGCTGGCCGCGATCGCCGCGCTGGGCGGCGACGGCACGCCCGACCACCCGCTGCAGGCCGCCGTGCCCACACTGCTGTGGTGCCTGACGCTGGACGAAGAAGGCCGCGTACAGGCGGTGCAACCCTATGAGCAGCCGCCCGGCGCCCGCAAGCCCAAGCCGCTGACGCTGAACAAGGTCAAGGCCAGCGCCCGTCTGGATGCGCGCGACGCCGCCGTGGCCCGCAACATCGAGCGCTCGCGCTGGTCGGCGCGCCAGCTGGTGCTGGACGTGACCGGCGCCGCGCAGTCGCTGGTGCGCCACCCCGGCGTGTTCTTCCACGACGCGCCGGGCCAGTTGGTGGAGCTGAACGAAGCCCTGCCCATCATCGAAGTGGCCCGCCGGCTGAACGAGGCGGGCGAGCAGTACGTCTTCCGCATCGATCCGCCGCTGCAGCCCGCCACGCCGCCGCACCTGGGCGAAGGCTGGTTCTATGCCGACGAGCGCCAGGCCGAGGTGGAGCGCCGCAACAGCCTGCGCGTGGTGCGCGATGCGCCTGACCGTGCGCGGCTGATCCGCATCACCCCGGCGCAGCGCCGCGTGGCCGAGCTGGTGTCGCAGGACTGGGCGGTGCCGGTGGGCGCCAAGGCCGAGCTGGAAGCCGCGCTCAAGGTGCTGGCCGGCCACTTCCAGCTGCACAGCGATGCCGCCGCCGGCACCGAAGTACCCGGCGAAAGCCGCCTGCGCGCCCAGCTGGTGCCGGTGGGCGATGCGCTGCAGCTGCGCCTGGTGGTGATGCCCTTCGGCGGCTTCGGCCCCGCGGTGCCGCCGGCCGTGGGCCGCGAGCGGTTGATGACCGTGCACGAAGGCCTGAGCCTGGCCAGCCGCCGCGACCTGGCCCAGGAGGCCGCCCACCTGCGCAGCGTGCTCGATGCCCTGCCCTGGCTGGAAGGCAGCGAAGCCGGTGAGGCCGGCTGGCTGCTGGACACGCCAGAGCTGGCGCTGCAGACGGTGGAAGCCCTGCCCACGCTGCCCGCCATCGCCGCGCTGGACTGGCCGCGTGGCAAGCCGGTGCGCGTGACCACCGTGGCGCCGCATGCGCTGGCCGTGCGCGTGAGCAGCGAGCGGCAATGGTTTGCGCTGGAAGGTGAGCTGAAGGTGGACGACCACCGCGTGGTGGGCCTGCAGCAGCTGCTGCAGATGGCGCAACGGGCCAAGACCGGCCGCTTCGTCGCGCTGGGCGAAGGTGAATACCTGGCGCTGACCGAGCGGCTGCGCCAGCAGCTGGCCGACCTTTCGGCGCTGGGCGCGCAGCGGCCCGACGGCGTGTTTGCGCTGCCGGCCGCCGGTGCCGCCTGGCTGGAAGCCACACTGGACGGCATGCAGGTGGACGGCGACAACCCCTGGCGCCAGCGGCTTGCCGCGCTGCAGGCTGCCGCCCGGCTGCAGCCCGAACTGCCCAAGGGCCTGCGGGCCGAACTGCGCAGCTACCAGGCCGAAGGCTATGCCTGGATGGCACGGCTGGCCCATGCCGGCCTGGGCGCCTGCCTGGCCGACGACATGGGCCTGGGCAAGACGGTGCAGACGCTGGCGATGCTGTTGGCACGCGCCGAGCTGGGCCCGGCGCTGGTGGTGGCGCCGACGTCGGTGGCCGGCAACTGGCTGGCCGAGGCGCAGACCTTCGCGCCCGGCCTGCGCGCCGCCATCTACGGCGATGCGGGCAACGACCGCAACCGCGACGCCAGCATCGACGAAGCCGGGCCGGGCGACCTGCTCATCGTCTCTTACGCACTGGTCCAGCTGGACGCCGAGCGCTTTGCGCGGCGCACCTGGGCCACGCTGGTGATGGACGAGGCCCAGGCGGTGAAAAACGCCGCCACCAAGCGCGCCAAGTCGGTGGCCGAGCTGAAGGCCGACTTCCGCCTGGCACTCACCGGCACGCCGGTGGAAAACCGGCTGGCCGACCTGTGGTCCATCATGAACATGCTGAACCCCGGCCTGCTGGGCACGGCCACGCAGTTCAACGAACGCTTCGGCAGCCCGATCGAGAAACAGCAGGACGCCGCGGCCCGCGCCCGGCTGCGCCGGCTGGTCTCGCCCTTCCTGCTTCGGCGCACCAAGGCCCAGGTGCTGACCGACCTGCCGCCGCGCACCGAGATCGTCCACCAGGTGCAGCCCGGCGAGGCCGAGCGCAACTTCCTGGAAGCACTGCGCCGCAATGCCGTCGAACGCATCCAGGCCATGGGCGACAAGGGCGGCCCCGACACCGCCTTCCACGTGCTGGCCGAACTCACACGGCTGCGCCGCGCCGCCTGCGACCCGCGGCTGGTGGCGCCCGAGCTGGGCATCGTAGGCAGCAAGGCACAGGAGTTCGAGACCCTGGTGCGCGAGTTGGTGGACGGCCAGCACAAGGCGCTGGTGTTCAGCCAGTTCACCGACTTCTTGAAGCTGCTGGGCCGGCGGCTGGACGATGCCGGCATTGCCTACCAGTACCTGGACGGGAGCACGCCGGGGCCCGAGCGGGCGCGCCGCGTGGCCGCCTTCCAGCGCGGCGAGGGCGAGCTGTTCCTCATCAGCCTGAAGGCGGGCGGCTTCGGCCTCAACCTGACGATGGCCGACTATGTGCTGATCGTCGACCCCTGGTGGAACCCGGCCGCCGAAGACCAGGCCATGGGCCGCGCCCACCGCATCGGCCAGCAGCGGCCGGTGACGGTGTACCGGCTGGTCACGGCCGGCTCGATCGAGGAGCGCATCGTCGAACTGCACCGCGACAAGCGCGGCCTGGCCGATGGGCTGCTGGAGGGGCAGGACGAGGGCAAGGCGATCGGGGCCGATGAGCTGCGCGAACTCCTACTAGGAACGCCGCCAGGCCTTTAA
- a CDS encoding MFS transporter → MAGTAGSRPAADTPMTAEEKKVIFASSLGTVFEWYDFYLYGSLAAIIAKQFFSALDPTSAFIFALLAFAAGFLVRPFGALVFGRLGDMIGRKYTFLVTILIMGLSTFIVGVLPSYASIGVAAPILLIALRMLQGLALGGEYGGAATYVAEHAPHGKRGAYTSWIQTTATLGLFLSLMVILGTRTALGEDAFTAWGWRIPFLVSIFLLGISVWIRLSMNESPAFKKMKEEGKTSKAPLSESFGQWKNLKIVILALIGLTAGQAVVWYSGQFYALFFLTAVLKVDGATANILLGVALLLGTPFFVIFGTLSDKIGRKPIIMGGLLLAALTYFPLFKALTEAANPKLAAAQTSAQISVTVDPAQCSFQGSPIAREVDFTSGCDIAKRTLAQASASYETVAQPGAPATVKIGEKVLQVPTGTLTAGGHKFDEDSAKKIAAFKKEVADAMKAAGYPAKADPIPFGSSQWFTVVGILFILVIYVTMVYGPIAAMLVEMFPTRIRYTSMSLPYHIGNGWFGGLLPSISFAMVAQNGNIYYGLWYPIVIAVATLVIGMLFVRETKDVDIYAND, encoded by the coding sequence ATGGCAGGAACTGCCGGCAGCAGACCGGCAGCCGACACGCCCATGACGGCGGAGGAGAAGAAGGTCATCTTCGCCTCATCGCTGGGCACGGTGTTCGAGTGGTACGACTTCTATCTCTACGGCTCCTTGGCGGCCATCATCGCCAAGCAGTTCTTCAGTGCGCTGGACCCGACCTCGGCGTTCATCTTCGCGCTGCTGGCCTTTGCGGCGGGCTTCCTGGTGCGGCCCTTCGGCGCGCTGGTGTTCGGACGCCTGGGCGACATGATCGGGCGCAAGTACACCTTCCTGGTCACCATCCTCATCATGGGCCTGTCGACCTTCATCGTCGGCGTGCTGCCCAGCTATGCCTCCATCGGCGTGGCTGCGCCCATCCTGCTGATCGCGCTGCGCATGCTGCAAGGCCTGGCGCTGGGCGGTGAGTACGGCGGTGCCGCCACCTACGTGGCCGAGCATGCGCCGCACGGCAAGCGCGGCGCCTACACCTCGTGGATCCAGACCACCGCCACGCTGGGCCTGTTCCTGTCGCTGATGGTGATCCTGGGCACCCGTACCGCGCTGGGCGAAGACGCCTTCACCGCCTGGGGCTGGCGCATCCCGTTCCTGGTGTCCATCTTCCTGCTGGGCATCAGCGTGTGGATCCGCCTGTCGATGAACGAGTCGCCCGCCTTCAAGAAGATGAAGGAAGAGGGCAAGACTTCGAAGGCGCCGCTGAGCGAATCCTTCGGCCAGTGGAAGAACCTGAAGATCGTGATCCTGGCGCTGATCGGCCTGACGGCCGGCCAGGCCGTGGTCTGGTACTCGGGCCAGTTCTACGCGCTGTTCTTCCTGACGGCGGTGCTGAAGGTGGACGGCGCCACCGCCAACATCCTGCTGGGCGTGGCCCTGCTGCTGGGCACGCCGTTCTTCGTCATCTTCGGCACGCTGAGCGACAAGATCGGCCGCAAGCCCATCATCATGGGCGGCCTGCTGCTGGCGGCGCTGACCTATTTCCCGCTGTTCAAGGCGCTGACCGAGGCGGCCAACCCCAAGCTGGCGGCGGCGCAGACCTCGGCCCAGATCAGCGTGACGGTGGATCCGGCGCAGTGCTCCTTCCAGGGCAGCCCGATCGCCCGCGAGGTGGACTTCACCTCCGGCTGCGACATCGCCAAGCGCACCCTGGCGCAGGCCTCGGCCAGCTACGAGACGGTGGCCCAGCCGGGCGCGCCGGCCACGGTGAAGATCGGCGAGAAGGTGCTGCAGGTGCCCACCGGCACGCTCACCGCCGGCGGCCACAAGTTCGACGAGGACAGCGCCAAGAAGATCGCCGCCTTCAAGAAGGAGGTGGCCGACGCGATGAAGGCCGCCGGCTACCCGGCCAAGGCCGACCCGATCCCGTTCGGCTCCAGCCAGTGGTTCACCGTGGTGGGCATCCTGTTCATCCTGGTGATCTACGTGACCATGGTGTACGGCCCGATCGCGGCCATGCTGGTGGAGATGTTCCCGACCCGCATCCGCTACACCTCGATGAGCCTGCCGTACCACATCGGCAACGGCTGGTTCGGCGGCCTGCTGCCTTCCATCAGCTTCGCGATGGTGGCGCAGAACGGCAACATCTACTACGGCCTGTGGTACCCCATCGTCATCGCGGTGGCCACGCTGGTAATCGGCATGCTGTTCGTGCGCGAGACCAAGGACGTGGACATCTACGCCAACGACTGA
- a CDS encoding response regulator — MAASELPSELVPAAGSLRGKVLYIEDAETSMAVVEGMMQHFPGVQLLQATTGRQGVEMVRQERPDLVLLDMHLPDISGLEVVRILNQEISDRGLRVTILTGDKLSMDIIKAMSLGAFEYWIKPVELRVLASGLRRALGGRTAHPARHFPVR; from the coding sequence ATGGCTGCATCCGAGCTTCCGTCCGAGCTGGTGCCCGCCGCCGGCTCGTTGCGCGGCAAGGTGCTCTACATCGAAGATGCAGAGACCAGCATGGCCGTGGTCGAAGGGATGATGCAGCACTTCCCCGGCGTGCAGCTGCTGCAGGCCACCACCGGCCGCCAGGGCGTCGAGATGGTGCGCCAGGAGCGGCCCGACCTGGTGCTGCTGGACATGCACCTGCCCGACATCTCGGGCCTGGAGGTGGTGCGCATCCTCAACCAGGAGATCTCTGACCGCGGCCTGCGCGTGACCATCCTCACCGGCGACAAGCTGTCGATGGACATCATCAAGGCGATGAGCCTGGGCGCGTTCGAGTACTGGATCAAGCCGGTGGAGCTGCGCGTGCTGGCCTCGGGCCTGCGCCGCGCGCTGGGCGGCCGCACGGCGCACCCGGCGCGGCACTTCCCGGTAAGGTGA
- a CDS encoding SDR family oxidoreductase, giving the protein MPENSSAPQHRIAIVTGAGSGIGQAAALALLNAGWRVAFAGRRLETLQAAIAASEDPQGDIAERALAVPTDVADPASVQALFDTVVARFGRVDLLFNNAGISASGFALEDLPIERWKQVVDTNLNGVFYGIQQAFRVMKAQSPQGGRIINNGSISAYAPRPQSIAYTATKHAVTGLTKTAALDGRRYDIAVGQIDIGNAATDMTERMAAGVPQADGSMKVEARMDVKHVADAVVHMASLPLDANVLFMTVMATKMPYVGRG; this is encoded by the coding sequence ATGCCCGAGAACTCATCCGCCCCGCAACACCGCATCGCCATCGTCACCGGCGCCGGCAGCGGCATCGGCCAGGCCGCCGCGCTGGCGCTGCTGAATGCCGGCTGGCGGGTGGCTTTCGCCGGCCGCCGCCTCGAGACGCTGCAGGCCGCCATCGCCGCTTCTGAAGACCCGCAGGGCGACATCGCCGAACGGGCGCTGGCCGTGCCCACCGACGTGGCCGACCCGGCCTCGGTGCAGGCGCTGTTCGACACCGTGGTGGCCCGCTTCGGCCGGGTCGACCTGCTGTTCAACAATGCCGGCATCTCGGCCTCGGGCTTTGCGCTCGAAGACCTGCCCATCGAACGCTGGAAGCAGGTGGTGGACACCAACCTGAACGGCGTGTTCTACGGCATCCAGCAGGCCTTCCGGGTGATGAAGGCGCAAAGCCCGCAGGGCGGCCGCATCATCAACAACGGCTCCATCTCGGCCTATGCGCCGCGGCCGCAGTCCATCGCCTACACCGCCACCAAGCATGCGGTGACGGGCCTGACCAAGACCGCCGCGCTGGACGGCCGCCGCTACGACATCGCGGTGGGCCAGATCGACATAGGCAATGCCGCCACCGACATGACCGAGCGCATGGCCGCCGGCGTGCCGCAGGCCGACGGCAGCATGAAGGTGGAAGCCCGCATGGACGTCAAGCACGTGGCCGACGCCGTGGTGCACATGGCCAGCCTGCCGCTGGACGCCAACGTGCTGTTCATGACGGTGATGGCCACCAAGATGCCGTACGTGGGCCGCGGTTGA
- a CDS encoding LysR substrate-binding domain-containing protein, whose product MSERPLPPPTATLPPAGALARMRLRHLQCLLAVADTGSLRRAAERLSITQPAVTKTIHELEEILGVRLLTRGRRGTLPTPEAALFLRHAQASISALGEAVRSVSAGAVQRPLRVGALPTLAPSVMARVALAWRQGMAASAGEAAQLQVVTGLNTTLLQALRAQELDLVIGRLADPDDMVGLSFELLYAEPLVLAARPGHPLLAAGRVPAAADVAAWPLVLPMPGTVIRHGVDSFFSARGVMPAAGLTETVSASLGRAMALGSDALWFTALSAAEADFEAGTLQRLPVDTGGTEEPVGLLLPTQQPPWPALQAMVEAVRAEAARRRALAAAALRKP is encoded by the coding sequence TTGAGCGAGCGGCCTCTGCCCCCGCCGACGGCCACCCTGCCGCCCGCCGGCGCGCTGGCGCGCATGCGGCTGCGCCACCTGCAATGCCTGCTGGCGGTGGCCGACACCGGCAGCCTGCGCCGCGCGGCCGAGCGGCTGTCCATCACCCAGCCCGCCGTCACCAAGACCATCCACGAGCTGGAAGAGATCCTGGGCGTGCGGCTGCTGACGCGTGGCCGCCGCGGCACGCTGCCCACGCCCGAGGCGGCGCTGTTTCTGCGCCATGCGCAGGCCAGCATCAGCGCGCTGGGGGAGGCGGTGCGCAGCGTCAGCGCCGGCGCGGTGCAGCGGCCGCTGCGCGTGGGTGCGCTGCCCACGTTGGCGCCCTCGGTGATGGCGCGGGTGGCACTGGCCTGGCGCCAGGGCATGGCCGCCAGCGCGGGCGAGGCGGCGCAGCTGCAGGTGGTCACCGGCCTCAACACCACGCTGCTGCAGGCGCTGCGCGCGCAGGAGCTGGACCTGGTGATCGGCCGCCTGGCCGACCCCGACGACATGGTGGGCCTGAGCTTCGAGCTGCTGTACGCCGAGCCGCTGGTGCTGGCCGCCCGACCCGGCCACCCGCTGCTGGCCGCCGGCCGCGTGCCCGCCGCCGCCGACGTGGCCGCCTGGCCGCTGGTGCTGCCGATGCCGGGCACCGTGATCCGCCACGGCGTGGACAGCTTCTTCAGCGCCCGCGGCGTGATGCCGGCGGCGGGGCTGACGGAAACCGTCTCCGCCTCGCTCGGGCGGGCGATGGCGCTGGGCAGCGATGCCCTGTGGTTCACCGCGCTCAGCGCCGCCGAGGCCGACTTCGAGGCCGGCACCCTGCAGCGCCTGCCGGTGGACACCGGCGGCACCGAAGAGCCGGTGGGCCTGCTGCTGCCCACGCAGCAACCCCCCTGGCCGGCGCTGCAGGCGATGGTGGAGGCGGTGCGTGCCGAAGCGGCGCGGCGCCGGGCGCTGGCGGCGGCCGCCTTGCGCAAGCCATAA
- the pcaH gene encoding protocatechuate 3,4-dioxygenase subunit beta: MAQYGPFVMRDSAQHAPALTPTYKTSVLRSPKNALISIPQTLTEMSGPLFKASELGPKDNDLILNFAKDGLPVGERIIVHGYVRDEFGRPVPNALVEVWQANASGRYRHRKDTYIGALDPNFGGCGRVLTDENGYYRYRTIRPGPYPWRNRINEWRPAHIHYAIHGDGWAQRLITQMYFEGDTLINTCPILATVPNDEQRRGLIALEDRANFIELDSRAYRFDIYLRGRRMTWFENKA, from the coding sequence ATGGCCCAATACGGCCCCTTTGTGATGCGCGACAGCGCCCAGCACGCTCCGGCGCTGACGCCGACCTACAAGACCAGCGTGCTGCGCTCGCCGAAGAACGCGCTGATCTCGATCCCGCAGACCCTGACCGAGATGAGCGGCCCGCTGTTCAAGGCCAGCGAGCTGGGCCCGAAGGACAACGACCTGATCCTGAACTTCGCGAAGGACGGTCTGCCGGTGGGTGAGCGCATCATCGTCCACGGCTATGTGCGCGACGAGTTCGGCCGCCCGGTGCCCAACGCGCTGGTGGAGGTGTGGCAGGCCAATGCCAGCGGCCGCTACCGCCACCGCAAGGACACCTACATCGGCGCGCTGGACCCCAACTTCGGCGGCTGCGGCCGGGTGCTGACCGACGAGAACGGCTACTACCGCTACCGCACCATCCGCCCGGGCCCGTACCCCTGGCGCAACCGCATCAACGAATGGCGCCCGGCGCACATCCACTACGCGATCCATGGCGACGGCTGGGCGCAGCGGCTGATCACCCAGATGTACTTCGAGGGTGACACGCTGATCAACACCTGCCCCATCCTGGCCACCGTGCCCAATGACGAGCAGCGCCGCGGCCTGATCGCGCTGGAAGACCGCGCCAACTTCATCGAGCTGGACAGCCGTGCCTACCGCTTCGACATCTACCTGCGCGGCCGGCGCATGACCTGGTTCGAGAACAAGGCCTGA
- the pcaG gene encoding protocatechuate 3,4-dioxygenase subunit alpha yields the protein MHTQPQQQLTHYRETASQTGGPYVHIGLAPQQAGFEIFENNFGNVLAKPDTPGERIRIEGTVYDGLGLPLRDVLLEIWQADAEGHYAHPADPKPSSFRGWGRTGADFETGLYSFETIKPGPVALANGGTQAPHIAVWVVARGINLGLHTRIYFSDEQQANERDPVLTGIEWATRRKTLIAQREQRGSETVYRFDIRIQGQGGAEDLETVFFDV from the coding sequence ATGCACACCCAACCCCAACAACAGCTCACCCACTACCGCGAAACCGCCTCCCAGACCGGCGGCCCGTACGTGCACATCGGCCTGGCGCCGCAGCAGGCGGGTTTCGAGATCTTCGAGAACAACTTCGGCAACGTGCTCGCCAAGCCCGACACCCCGGGCGAGCGCATCCGCATCGAAGGCACGGTGTACGACGGCCTGGGCCTGCCGCTGCGCGACGTGCTGCTGGAGATCTGGCAGGCCGACGCCGAAGGCCACTATGCCCACCCGGCCGACCCCAAGCCCAGCAGCTTCCGCGGCTGGGGCCGTACCGGCGCCGACTTCGAGACGGGCCTCTACAGCTTCGAGACCATCAAGCCCGGCCCGGTGGCGCTGGCCAACGGCGGCACCCAGGCGCCGCACATCGCGGTGTGGGTGGTGGCGCGTGGCATCAACCTGGGGCTGCACACCCGCATCTACTTCAGCGACGAGCAGCAGGCCAACGAGCGCGACCCGGTGCTCACCGGCATCGAATGGGCCACCCGCCGCAAGACCCTGATCGCCCAGCGCGAGCAGCGCGGCAGCGAAACCGTCTACCGCTTCGACATCCGCATCCAGGGCCAGGGCGGGGCGGAGGATCTGGAGACGGTGTTTTTCGACGTTTGA